The nucleotide window AATTATTAATATTTTCACTGTTCCAAAACGATCTGAAAGCCAGCCTCCAGGAATTTGCATAAAGGCATATCCCATAAAAAATGCACTTAATACAAACCCAAGTTGTGTAGCATTTAATGCTAAATCGTCTCCAATATTTGTTAAAGCCAGTGTAATCGCTGTTCGATCCACATAAGATACTATCCATCCAAAGTACAAAACAGCTAAAATCAAGCCACCTTTGTCTTTCATACTACTCTCCATGTAATCGCCTCCTTATAATTATCTAAATATTACAAAAAATTAGTGACTTATTCATTGGGGAAAGTTACAATTTTATTAACTGAAAATTGTAGTAAGTTCCAAAATCAAATATTTCTTAAGGGTGTGTCCATTTTGAGCGTACAAAAGAGCAAATATATTTCACATGAACATTGTACTTTTTATATATATAGTGCTAATCAAGAGTGGTTTTTATTTAGTGGAAAACCTACCATCGTGAAGACGCTTTCTCAACAATATGTTCTTGATGAGCGGACAGGCTTTTATACTACCACGTTTGAAACAACTATCCCTGAGCGCTATATTGTCTATTGCAGTATCGCGTTGGACTTGCGCTACTATGATGTTGAATTGGTACAATTACAAGTCGAAAAACTATTTTTTCAGCAATTGTATACAAAACAACAGGAACAGCAATTGGCGATTGGCCAATTAATGATTGCATTAAATTCAGATTTAAAAATTAAGCCTTTACTTCAAAAAATTATGGATTATTCATTAGAGGCCATCCCATCCATTGACCGTGGTTTTTTAATGCTGTTTGATAACGAAGATCAGCGTCTTCACACGGTTGCAAGTAAAGGGACAACCGATGCCATTTACAGTTATTCACCCTCTATTGGCGAAGGTATTGCTGGCTATACTTTCCAGTCGGGAAAATCGGGGATTTATAATTTAAATGAAGCAGTTAAAATAATGTGGAACATTTCACCTAAAAATAACATTGCACTTCAAGGGGCTTTAAGTGGCAGTACGTCAGAAAAAATAACGACAATGGCTGTTCCAATTTTTTCTGATACAAGGAAATTTGGCATTTTAATCGTCCATCAATTTACAAACAAAATGCCGTTTCAAAATCGAGATTTGCAATTATTAAAAAGTATTGCATCGCAAGCTGCTGTCGCATTAAAAAATGCTGAAGCCTATGAACAAATCGAGCATCTAAATGAAGATTATGAACAAAATAATACGATTCATCAGCTTTTTTTAAATCTAACACTGCAAAATGTCGATGAAGCAATTATTATCGAACAAACAAAAGGTTTATTACAGAAATCCATACATTATGTAAATTTAATCGACCGAGAAACTTATCCTGATGAATTTATGTTGAATCAATTAAAAACCATTACGGAACCTGGCATTTATTTAATTCATAAATCCTTTTACATTTATCCTGTGAAAAATGAACATCAAATTTTCGGCTATTTGCTTTTCGAAATACTAAAAGAAATCGAGGCACATGAAAAACGCATAATAGAAAATGCCAGTATTAGCCTTGCTTTAAAAGCGATTCAATTTCAAGCAAAAAGTCAAATGAGCTTTAAAGAGCGACTTGAATTATTTCAGCATATTTTGATGGGACAAGCACAGTTTATAGACCCTCGCTATGAAGATTTACATTTAGATGTATACGGGCAAACTTTTTGTATCACATTGAAAATTAGTCATTTTACTAACTGGCATGTTGTACAGTTTATTGAGCATTTAACCCAATACTATCCTTCACACCCTTTTATTTTTACGCAAAGTGATCAAGTTGTTTGGATTTTACAAGGTGATGAAACATTCAGACAAAATATCGTAATTCAACTTCCTAAAGTACTAGAAAGTTGGGTACAATTTCATCAACAATTTGTCGCCATAGGGGTTGGCACCATTCAGCAAAATTTATTAAAGGTTGAAACAAGCTTTACTGAAAGTGATCACGCATTACCTCATCAATCAAAATCAATAACCGGTATTACAATAGTACGCTTTGAGGAAATTGGGATTAATCGTTTATTTAGAAAGCATACACGAGGCGATATTCAACAATTTATTACCCAAGTATTGGATCCGTTATTTCAAAAAAAAGATTATACGTTACTCGACACGCTTGCCTGCTATATTCAACAAAATCGTTCCATTTCAAAAACAGCCGATGTACTTCATATACATCAAAACACACTCTATCATCGTTTACAGCGTGTCGAACAACTTACGAATCGAAGCTTAAGTGACCCCGCACATTTTTTAGAGCTCACACTTGCACTACATTTATATAGTACGTATGAACATTGAAAGTAAGTTCGAACAATAAATATTGATCCAACAAACCAATAATGAAATACACCTTCAAAAATAAGGCCACACCCTTTAAAACATACTCGGATTAGAAATCCATTTTTCCATGCAAAAAACGAGTGACTCAAAATTCGAGACACTCGTTTTATGATCATTTATTATCGGACTTTTAATAATTGATAAGCTTGGATATTAATTGATTTTACTGGATTAATACCTTCCATAATTTCAACAACATCTCGTAATAATGGTGTTAAGTTTTCTTCGATAAACTCTTTTTTTACCGAATCAGTCACTTCAATTTCTAAATTATCCATACGAACAAGCAATTCATCACACATTAAATGCAGTACTTCCTCTTCACGGTATGTAGTCGTATTATTTAAAATTAATTTGGCACGCAAATCTAAATACTTATACCAGTAATCTAATAAATCCAATTGTTGTTTATTTTTGTATTGTTGACGCTTATAACCGTTTGGATCTGTATGGTTTGATAACGTTAGGAGTCTTTCCATTTTATACTCTATTGTCGATTGATTTTTTAATATTTGCTGTTGTTTATCCCCTATTACTTTTTGCAGCTGTTTATCTTTTGAATAATTTATAAGCCATTTCACTCCGAAATAAAGTGCTATAGCACCTACTATATACATCCAATAACTCACGATAAATCCAATTATTAAAAGCACTACAAAACCGATACCTAGCCAGCCTCCGAAATTTTTCATGAACACTTACTCCTAACAAAAAAGTTTACATGAAATTATAGCATTCACAATATTCGACAACAATACACAAAAAATAACAAAGCCTGCTACATAGGCGTTTCCCCTATGCAACAGACTCTTTATTTAATAGGCAATACGATTTTTTTCGTAAGCTGTAATTTGATCTTCGTATTTAAATGTAAGTGAAATTTCATCCCAGCCATTTAGGAGCATTTCTTTATAGTATGGGTCAATTGTAAATGTATACTCTTTGCCGTAACAAGTTGTTACTGTTTGCGCTTCAAGATTCACTTCAATTGCTTGCGCTTCTGCTATTCCTTTTTCTAATAGCTCATCACATTCTGCTTCAGTAAGTTTAATCGGCAAGATTCCGTTTTTGAAGCAGTTATTGTAGAAAATGTCTGCAAAGCTTGGTGCGATTACTACACGGAATCCATAATCTAGAATGGCCCACGGAGCGTGCTCTCGCGAAGAGCCACAACCAAAATTGTCTTGTGCCACTAAAATCTCTGACCCAATATATTGTGGCTTATTTAAAACGAAATCTTCAATTGGATTTCCGTCTTTATCAAAACGCCAATGATAAAAGACAAACTGACCGAATCCAGTACGTTCAATACGCTTTAAAAATTCCTTTGAAATAATTTGGTCTGTATCCACATTTTTGCGATCAAGTGGCGCATAAATGCTATTTACGATATTAATTGGTTTCATGTCATGTCTCCCCTTACGCCTCTTGCTTTTGATATTGACGAACGTCTACAAAGCGACCATGAATTGCGGCTGCTGCAGCCATCGCTGGC belongs to Solibacillus sp. FSL R7-0682 and includes:
- a CDS encoding ABC transporter substrate-binding protein, with product MKNFGGWLGIGFVVLLIIGFIVSYWMYIVGAIALYFGVKWLINYSKDKQLQKVIGDKQQQILKNQSTIEYKMERLLTLSNHTDPNGYKRQQYKNKQQLDLLDYWYKYLDLRAKLILNNTTTYREEEVLHLMCDELLVRMDNLEIEVTDSVKKEFIEENLTPLLRDVVEIMEGINPVKSINIQAYQLLKVR
- the leuD gene encoding 3-isopropylmalate dehydratase small subunit, giving the protein MKPINIVNSIYAPLDRKNVDTDQIISKEFLKRIERTGFGQFVFYHWRFDKDGNPIEDFVLNKPQYIGSEILVAQDNFGCGSSREHAPWAILDYGFRVVIAPSFADIFYNNCFKNGILPIKLTEAECDELLEKGIAEAQAIEVNLEAQTVTTCYGKEYTFTIDPYYKEMLLNGWDEISLTFKYEDQITAYEKNRIAY
- a CDS encoding helix-turn-helix domain-containing protein, which translates into the protein MSVQKSKYISHEHCTFYIYSANQEWFLFSGKPTIVKTLSQQYVLDERTGFYTTTFETTIPERYIVYCSIALDLRYYDVELVQLQVEKLFFQQLYTKQQEQQLAIGQLMIALNSDLKIKPLLQKIMDYSLEAIPSIDRGFLMLFDNEDQRLHTVASKGTTDAIYSYSPSIGEGIAGYTFQSGKSGIYNLNEAVKIMWNISPKNNIALQGALSGSTSEKITTMAVPIFSDTRKFGILIVHQFTNKMPFQNRDLQLLKSIASQAAVALKNAEAYEQIEHLNEDYEQNNTIHQLFLNLTLQNVDEAIIIEQTKGLLQKSIHYVNLIDRETYPDEFMLNQLKTITEPGIYLIHKSFYIYPVKNEHQIFGYLLFEILKEIEAHEKRIIENASISLALKAIQFQAKSQMSFKERLELFQHILMGQAQFIDPRYEDLHLDVYGQTFCITLKISHFTNWHVVQFIEHLTQYYPSHPFIFTQSDQVVWILQGDETFRQNIVIQLPKVLESWVQFHQQFVAIGVGTIQQNLLKVETSFTESDHALPHQSKSITGITIVRFEEIGINRLFRKHTRGDIQQFITQVLDPLFQKKDYTLLDTLACYIQQNRSISKTADVLHIHQNTLYHRLQRVEQLTNRSLSDPAHFLELTLALHLYSTYEH